In a genomic window of Nitrospira sp. ND1:
- the trpE gene encoding anthranilate synthase component I yields MSRQQYSLTLDEFRALAAEGNLIPLYREILADYETPVSAFAKIDHGPTAYLLESVAGGENWARYSFLGSGSSAVIREEKGDLVLIRGKKNLRIQSRGNPLERLRELMEEYRPVTVPGLPRFVGGAVGYFSYDMVRTFEDLPALRKDSLGMPDFAFLLTDTLLIFDNVSQKIKVVANAYLESTKERDIRDAYRHATARIEKMIARLKRPVRQPRQRRRRKPITFTSNMNKADFEKMVTRTKEYIRSGDIVQAVLSQRWETQIHTTPFQLYRALRVINPSPYMYYLRVAGVELVGSSPETLVRCEDGQISLRPIAGTRRRGQTPEEDQDLARQLLADEKERAEHVMLVDLGRNDVGRVAARGSVKVESLMQVERYSHVMHIVSQVTGQLEKGKSVYDVMRACFPAGTVSGAPKIRAMEIIEELEPTRRGPYAGAVGYFGFSGNMDMCINIRTVVIKGRQAYIQAGAGIVADSIPEHEYEETCNKARAMMKAIELAEQGLE; encoded by the coding sequence ATGAGCAGACAGCAATACTCTCTCACCTTGGATGAGTTTCGAGCCCTGGCGGCGGAAGGCAATCTGATTCCGCTCTATCGGGAGATTCTGGCGGACTATGAGACGCCGGTGTCGGCGTTTGCCAAAATCGACCATGGGCCGACGGCCTATCTGCTGGAGAGTGTGGCCGGCGGTGAAAATTGGGCGCGGTATTCGTTTTTGGGAAGCGGCTCCTCGGCGGTGATCCGGGAGGAGAAGGGCGATCTGGTGTTGATCCGAGGGAAGAAGAACCTGCGGATTCAGAGTCGCGGCAATCCGCTGGAGCGATTGCGCGAATTGATGGAAGAATATCGTCCGGTGACGGTGCCCGGCCTGCCCCGGTTCGTGGGCGGCGCGGTCGGCTACTTCAGTTACGATATGGTGCGCACGTTCGAGGACCTGCCGGCGCTGCGTAAAGACAGCCTCGGGATGCCGGACTTCGCCTTTCTGCTCACCGACACGCTGCTGATCTTCGACAACGTCTCGCAGAAAATCAAAGTGGTCGCGAACGCCTACCTGGAATCGACCAAGGAACGGGACATCCGTGACGCCTATCGCCATGCGACCGCGCGGATCGAAAAGATGATCGCGCGGTTGAAGCGGCCGGTGCGGCAACCGCGGCAGAGACGCCGCCGGAAGCCGATCACCTTTACGTCCAACATGAACAAGGCCGATTTCGAGAAGATGGTCACGCGGACCAAGGAGTACATCCGTTCGGGCGATATCGTGCAGGCGGTCCTGTCTCAACGATGGGAAACACAGATCCATACGACTCCGTTCCAGTTATACCGTGCCCTCCGTGTCATCAATCCCTCGCCCTACATGTATTACCTGCGGGTGGCCGGAGTGGAGTTGGTGGGGTCCTCGCCGGAGACCCTGGTGCGGTGTGAGGATGGCCAGATTTCGTTGCGTCCCATTGCCGGGACGCGTCGCCGCGGGCAGACGCCGGAAGAAGATCAGGACCTGGCGCGACAGCTGTTGGCAGATGAAAAAGAGCGAGCGGAACATGTGATGCTGGTGGACCTTGGACGCAACGACGTGGGACGGGTGGCTGCCAGAGGCTCGGTGAAGGTGGAGTCGCTGATGCAGGTCGAGCGGTATTCGCACGTCATGCATATCGTGTCGCAGGTGACGGGACAGCTGGAGAAGGGGAAATCCGTGTACGACGTCATGCGAGCCTGTTTCCCGGCGGGGACCGTGTCGGGTGCGCCGAAGATTCGCGCGATGGAAATCATCGAAGAGTTGGAGCCGACACGCCGTGGTCCCTATGCGGGCGCGGTGGGCTATTTCGGATTTTCCGGCAACATGGACATGTGCATCAACATCCGGACCGTCGTGATCAAGGGGCGGCAGGCCTATATTCAAGCGGGAGCCGGTATCGTCGCCGATTCGATTCCTGAACATGAATACGAAGAAACCTGCAACAAGGCGCGGGCAATGATGAAAGCCATCGAACTCGCCGAGCAGGGTTTGGAATGA
- a CDS encoding AAA family ATPase has translation MSPNTQPGTSRTVTIEGITLHLAQPMTMDQEWIGNREILKQLLACWLVIDERDLPLSPRITGQPGIGKTTLAMAGARERKQDLYVFQCTADTRPEDLLITPVLAESGTISYHASPLITAVLTGSICVLDEGNRMNEKSWASLAPLLDHRRCVESIIAGILINAHAEFRCCVTMNEDASTYEVPDYILSRLQPTLGMGFPAREDELAILRYHLPFAPAEMLAMTVDFLQEAHQLSLEYSVRDGIHLLQYALKRRAQDPTHPLSADAAWRESLMKVLGEEALDLPTQSRRRKRALGDQALPQGLGDFFFESDDPLHPGR, from the coding sequence ATGTCACCTAACACACAACCGGGCACCTCCCGCACCGTCACCATCGAGGGCATCACCCTGCACCTGGCACAACCCATGACCATGGACCAGGAATGGATCGGGAACCGGGAGATTCTCAAACAGTTGCTGGCCTGCTGGCTGGTGATCGACGAGCGTGACCTGCCGCTGTCTCCCCGCATCACCGGCCAACCGGGGATCGGCAAGACCACACTGGCCATGGCTGGAGCCCGCGAACGCAAGCAGGACCTCTACGTATTCCAGTGCACGGCCGACACCCGGCCGGAAGACCTGCTGATCACGCCCGTCCTGGCAGAATCCGGCACCATCAGTTACCACGCCTCGCCGCTGATCACTGCGGTGCTCACAGGCAGCATCTGCGTGCTGGACGAAGGCAACCGCATGAACGAGAAAAGCTGGGCCTCGCTGGCTCCGCTTCTGGATCACCGGCGCTGCGTGGAATCCATCATCGCCGGCATTCTGATCAACGCCCATGCCGAATTCCGCTGCTGCGTGACCATGAACGAAGACGCGTCCACGTATGAGGTGCCCGACTATATTCTCTCGCGCTTGCAGCCGACGCTGGGCATGGGGTTCCCTGCGCGCGAAGACGAACTGGCGATCCTCCGGTATCACCTGCCCTTCGCGCCCGCAGAGATGCTGGCCATGACCGTCGACTTTCTCCAGGAGGCCCACCAGCTCAGTCTCGAATATTCCGTGCGCGACGGCATTCATCTCCTGCAGTACGCGCTGAAGCGTCGCGCGCAGGACCCGACGCACCCGCTGTCGGCCGATGCCGCCTGGCGGGAATCACTGATGAAAGTCCTCGGCGAAGAAGCGCTCGATCTGCCGACTCAGTCACGCCGGCGAAAGCGCGCCCTGGGCGACCAGGCCCTGCCGCAGGGCCTCGGCGATTTCTTTTTCGAAAGCGACGACCCTCTACATCCCGGCCGATAA
- the trpB gene encoding tryptophan synthase subunit beta, which produces MAIPDRHGRFGPYGGRYVPETLMPALLELEEVYQRTRRDKGFQAELKHYLKEYVGRPTPLYFAQRLTKRLGGAKIYLKREDLCHTGAHKINNAIGQALLARRMKKPRLIAETGAGQHGVATATVAAMFGLECEIYMGTEDMQRQALNVFRMRLLGSTVTGVDAGSRTLKDAISEAMRDWTTNVRTTHYVLGSVLGAHPYPMMIRDFQSVIGREARKQILAAEGRLPDCLIACVGGGSNAMGLFHAFVPDKKVRMVGVEAGGLGVESGKHAARFAGGRPGVLQGTMTYLLQDENGQVNLTHSVSAGLDYAAVGPEHSYYKETNRAQYTSVTDDEALEAFDLLAREEGIMPALESAHAIAEVVKCAPTMKKSQILIVNLSGRGDKDVQQVARIKGVTL; this is translated from the coding sequence ATGGCGATACCAGATCGACATGGGCGGTTCGGCCCTTACGGCGGACGGTATGTCCCTGAAACTCTCATGCCGGCCTTGCTGGAGTTGGAAGAGGTGTACCAACGCACACGACGGGATAAGGGGTTTCAAGCCGAACTCAAGCACTATTTGAAAGAATATGTCGGGCGGCCGACGCCGCTGTATTTTGCCCAGCGCCTTACGAAACGATTGGGCGGCGCGAAGATTTACCTCAAGCGCGAAGACCTGTGCCATACCGGCGCCCATAAGATCAACAATGCGATCGGGCAGGCGCTGCTCGCCCGGCGCATGAAGAAACCGCGCCTCATTGCAGAGACCGGCGCGGGTCAGCACGGCGTGGCGACGGCCACCGTGGCTGCCATGTTCGGCCTGGAATGTGAAATCTACATGGGCACGGAAGACATGCAGCGGCAGGCGCTGAATGTGTTCCGGATGCGGCTCCTGGGTTCGACGGTCACAGGCGTGGATGCCGGCAGCCGGACGTTGAAGGACGCCATCAGTGAAGCGATGCGGGATTGGACGACCAACGTGCGGACGACCCACTATGTGCTGGGTTCCGTCCTCGGCGCGCATCCCTATCCCATGATGATCCGGGATTTTCAGTCCGTCATCGGCCGTGAAGCCCGCAAACAGATTCTGGCCGCGGAAGGGCGTCTGCCCGATTGTCTGATCGCCTGTGTCGGCGGCGGCAGTAATGCGATGGGGCTGTTCCACGCTTTCGTTCCGGATAAGAAGGTCAGGATGGTGGGAGTGGAAGCTGGGGGGCTGGGTGTCGAGAGCGGCAAACATGCGGCCCGGTTTGCGGGCGGTCGCCCCGGCGTGTTGCAAGGGACCATGACCTATCTGCTGCAGGACGAGAACGGTCAGGTGAATCTCACCCATTCCGTCTCGGCAGGCTTGGACTATGCGGCCGTGGGGCCGGAGCACAGCTACTACAAGGAAACGAATCGTGCCCAGTATACGTCGGTCACGGATGACGAGGCGTTGGAGGCGTTCGATCTGCTCGCGCGGGAGGAGGGCATCATGCCCGCGCTGGAAAGCGCCCATGCCATCGCCGAAGTGGTGAAGTGCGCGCCCACAATGAAGAAGAGCCAGATCCTGATCGTGAACCTTTCCGGGCGCGGCGACAAGGATGTGCAGCAGGTGGCGAGAATCAAAGGCGTGACGCTGTAG
- the trpC gene encoding indole-3-glycerol phosphate synthase TrpC, whose protein sequence is MILDRILEHKKAEIRHKNSRGYLADLKTRIRDAGPTLGFAVNLDARRTRTRPALIAEVKKASPSLGLLRPEFEQRFEPVAIAEAYREHGAAAVSVLTDKEFFQGSLEYLSDVKRKVGLPALNKEFMVADIQFYEARAYGADAVLLIVAGLEKRQLIDFSALAKELSLDVLVETHHERELDTVLEWLPDVRLIGINNRDLKTFSTDLGVTLRLAKRIPGDKLIVSESGIHKREDVTRLVEAGVHAMLIGESLIRAQDIGVKIRELLGDESNKEKP, encoded by the coding sequence GTGATTCTCGATCGGATTCTCGAACATAAAAAAGCGGAAATTCGCCACAAGAACAGCCGTGGCTATCTCGCGGATCTGAAAACCAGAATTCGCGATGCCGGCCCGACACTGGGGTTTGCCGTGAACCTGGACGCGCGCCGGACTCGGACCAGGCCCGCGCTCATCGCGGAGGTCAAGAAGGCCTCTCCGAGTCTCGGTCTGTTGCGGCCGGAGTTCGAGCAGCGCTTCGAGCCGGTGGCCATCGCCGAAGCCTATCGGGAGCATGGGGCCGCGGCTGTCTCCGTATTGACGGATAAGGAATTTTTTCAGGGCAGCCTGGAGTATCTCTCCGATGTGAAGCGGAAAGTCGGCCTGCCTGCGCTGAACAAAGAGTTCATGGTGGCGGATATTCAGTTCTATGAAGCCAGGGCTTATGGCGCGGACGCGGTCCTGTTGATCGTGGCCGGGTTGGAGAAGCGCCAATTGATCGACTTTTCCGCATTGGCGAAAGAGTTGTCGCTCGATGTGCTGGTGGAGACGCATCATGAGCGTGAACTCGATACCGTGTTGGAATGGCTCCCGGATGTCCGTCTGATCGGTATCAACAATCGTGACCTCAAAACCTTCTCGACGGATCTGGGCGTGACCCTGCGACTGGCGAAGCGCATTCCCGGCGATAAGCTGATCGTGAGTGAAAGCGGGATTCACAAGCGGGAGGATGTCACGCGATTGGTGGAGGCCGGTGTCCATGCCATGCTGATCGGCGAGTCGCTGATCCGGGCTCAGGATATCGGCGTGAAGATTCGTGAGTTGCTGGGCGATGAATCCAACAAGGAGAAGCCATGA
- the trpD gene encoding anthranilate phosphoribosyltransferase, which translates to MIKDAINTLAERSDLTEQEAETVMGEIMDGAATSAQIAGYLMGLRMKGETVAEIAGSVQAMRARATKIRVRDSQVVDTCGTGGDRAHTFNISTTAAFVAAGAGLTVAKHGNRSVSSKSGSADVLAALGVAIDLPPERVADCVNEVGIGFLFAPLYHSAMKHCAQPRQELGIRTLLNILGPLTNPAGARIQVVGVFDAGLTELLAKVLLHLGAQHCFVVHGMDGLDEITVTDRTRISEGKAGVVSSYTIDPTEFGLTRVRPKELVGGSAEDNAAITRDIFRGRKGPKRDIVCLNAAPALVAGRKAKTLQEGFQLAQQTIDSGAAMEKLDQLIAFTKKAS; encoded by the coding sequence ATGATCAAAGACGCAATCAATACATTGGCCGAACGGTCGGACCTCACCGAACAAGAGGCTGAGACCGTGATGGGCGAGATCATGGACGGCGCGGCGACCTCCGCCCAGATCGCCGGATATCTCATGGGGCTTCGGATGAAGGGGGAGACCGTGGCCGAGATCGCCGGCTCCGTACAGGCCATGCGAGCTCGCGCGACCAAAATCCGGGTGCGGGATTCTCAGGTCGTAGATACCTGTGGGACCGGCGGTGATCGGGCGCATACCTTCAATATTTCGACTACTGCGGCGTTCGTGGCGGCGGGCGCCGGGCTGACGGTGGCGAAGCATGGCAACCGGTCGGTCTCGTCCAAGTCAGGCAGTGCCGATGTGTTGGCCGCGCTGGGTGTGGCGATCGATCTCCCGCCTGAGCGGGTCGCCGACTGTGTGAACGAGGTAGGGATCGGCTTTCTCTTCGCGCCGCTCTATCATAGTGCGATGAAACACTGTGCCCAGCCGCGGCAGGAACTGGGGATTCGGACGCTGCTGAATATTCTCGGCCCCCTGACCAATCCGGCCGGTGCCCGCATACAGGTCGTCGGGGTATTCGATGCCGGCTTGACGGAGTTGTTGGCGAAGGTGCTGCTCCACCTAGGCGCGCAACATTGTTTTGTCGTGCACGGCATGGACGGATTGGATGAGATCACCGTCACGGACCGGACCCGGATTTCAGAGGGCAAAGCCGGCGTGGTGTCGAGTTATACCATCGATCCGACCGAATTCGGCCTCACACGTGTCAGGCCGAAAGAACTGGTCGGTGGGAGTGCGGAAGACAATGCCGCCATCACGCGCGATATTTTCCGGGGACGGAAAGGACCGAAGCGCGACATTGTGTGTCTGAATGCCGCACCGGCGCTCGTGGCCGGACGCAAGGCGAAGACGCTGCAGGAAGGGTTTCAACTCGCCCAGCAGACGATCGACTCGGGTGCGGCGATGGAGAAACTGGATCAGCTCATCGCATTTACGAAGAAGGCGTCGTGA
- a CDS encoding phosphoribosylanthranilate isomerase, which translates to MAVKVKICGLTNAEDAAVAVEAGADAVGFVFHKKSPRCAEPAAVKAIVKELPPFVLPIGVFVNEDAKVVRDIMDSCGLALAQLHGDETAAYCEMLGRPVLKAIRLRDRCSFLALAEFQGRAGVRGFLVDAFSPDAYGGTGQVADWALAAEAATVARILLAGGLTPGNVAQAIEQVRPYGVDVSSGVEASPGRKDHDKVRAFVQAVRLVSR; encoded by the coding sequence ATGGCTGTAAAGGTTAAGATCTGCGGTCTAACGAATGCCGAGGACGCGGCCGTGGCGGTGGAAGCCGGCGCGGATGCGGTCGGGTTCGTGTTTCATAAAAAGAGCCCTCGGTGCGCGGAACCGGCGGCGGTCAAGGCCATCGTGAAGGAACTGCCGCCGTTTGTGTTGCCGATCGGCGTGTTTGTGAATGAGGATGCGAAGGTGGTGCGGGACATCATGGACAGTTGCGGTCTTGCCCTTGCGCAGCTTCATGGCGATGAGACGGCGGCCTATTGCGAGATGCTGGGGCGGCCGGTGCTGAAGGCGATTCGTCTCCGGGATCGATGTTCATTTCTGGCGCTTGCCGAGTTTCAAGGGCGCGCCGGCGTGCGGGGATTTCTGGTGGATGCCTTTTCTCCCGACGCCTATGGCGGTACGGGACAGGTGGCCGATTGGGCGCTGGCTGCTGAAGCGGCCACGGTGGCGCGTATTCTGCTGGCCGGAGGACTGACTCCGGGGAATGTCGCGCAAGCCATCGAACAGGTGCGGCCCTACGGCGTCGATGTCAGCAGCGGAGTCGAGGCCTCGCCAGGCAGGAAAGACCATGACAAGGTCCGGGCTTTTGTGCAAGCCGTCAGGCTTGTCTCCCGCTAG
- the trpA gene encoding tryptophan synthase subunit alpha encodes MNRLDHTLGQLKAKGEKALITYIMAGDPSLQETEQLVLELERAGADVIELGVPFSDPIADGPVIQKAAERGLQSGTSLRRILESVRHLRTSTQIPIVLMAYYNNIHAFGEAEFCRIAADAGVDGLIVPDMPPDEAGPLRGPAGEAGLHLIFLLAPTSTASRRAYVAKESGGFVYYVSITGITGAKLQDVAGVRENVAKIRKHTKTPVAVGFGVATPEDAARVAQVADGVIVGSAIVRRVGEHGQDGRLVQEVGAFVRSLKEAMQPG; translated from the coding sequence ATGAATCGTTTGGATCACACATTGGGGCAGTTGAAGGCGAAGGGGGAGAAGGCGCTGATCACCTACATCATGGCGGGGGACCCGTCGTTGCAGGAGACGGAGCAGTTGGTGCTCGAATTGGAGCGGGCCGGCGCCGACGTCATCGAATTGGGGGTGCCCTTTTCCGATCCCATCGCCGATGGACCGGTGATTCAGAAAGCAGCCGAGCGTGGTCTCCAAAGCGGTACGTCGCTTCGAAGGATTCTGGAATCGGTGCGGCATCTTCGGACCTCGACCCAGATCCCTATCGTATTGATGGCCTATTACAACAACATCCACGCGTTCGGTGAGGCGGAATTCTGCCGGATCGCTGCGGATGCGGGTGTAGATGGATTGATCGTGCCGGATATGCCGCCGGATGAGGCGGGGCCGTTGCGTGGTCCGGCTGGTGAGGCCGGACTCCATCTGATCTTTCTGTTGGCTCCGACCAGCACTGCGTCGAGGCGGGCCTATGTGGCGAAGGAGTCCGGCGGATTTGTCTATTATGTTTCCATCACGGGCATTACTGGGGCTAAACTACAGGACGTGGCGGGCGTACGCGAGAACGTCGCCAAGATCAGAAAGCACACCAAGACCCCGGTGGCTGTGGGATTCGGCGTGGCGACTCCGGAGGATGCCGCGCGGGTTGCTCAGGTCGCCGATGGCGTGATCGTGGGCAGCGCAATTGTGCGTCGTGTTGGAGAGCATGGGCAGGATGGCCGACTCGTTCAGGAAGTGGGTGCGTTCGTGCGATCCCTCAAGGAGGCGATGCAGCCGGGCTAG
- a CDS encoding LysM peptidoglycan-binding domain-containing protein encodes MMSQRNSRMRRAVVVPIGLLVLSGLNLGGCVMSEKYEAEKARSLNFQRLLAQEEKRSAELDSEVKRSKRELSEYEARNRELGAQVEAVRQQAAQIQEEAQAMKEASLLEKRAHEDMKRLTTIPSKTKKAAAAAKKDFTAAVDEALKTDVSSELSLESAKDAAKDTFGHEQAAVDALGAASASATGNTHTVRSGETLYRIGQKYHVGVDQLRKWNNLDNNTVVVGQKLIVSRP; translated from the coding sequence ATGATGAGTCAGCGAAACTCACGGATGAGACGCGCGGTAGTAGTTCCGATCGGGTTGCTCGTATTGAGCGGCCTGAATCTGGGCGGATGCGTGATGTCGGAGAAGTACGAGGCCGAGAAAGCGCGCAGCCTGAACTTCCAGCGGCTCCTGGCGCAGGAAGAAAAGCGAAGCGCCGAATTGGACAGCGAAGTCAAACGGAGCAAACGCGAACTGAGTGAGTATGAGGCGCGCAATCGGGAACTCGGCGCTCAGGTGGAAGCGGTGCGTCAGCAGGCGGCACAGATTCAGGAAGAGGCTCAGGCGATGAAGGAAGCCAGTTTGCTTGAGAAGCGGGCGCATGAAGATATGAAGCGCCTGACGACGATTCCATCCAAAACGAAAAAGGCGGCAGCGGCGGCGAAGAAAGACTTTACGGCCGCCGTTGATGAGGCGTTGAAGACGGATGTGTCGTCGGAGTTGAGCCTGGAGTCGGCGAAGGACGCGGCCAAGGATACATTCGGTCACGAGCAGGCGGCAGTGGATGCCCTCGGTGCAGCTTCGGCATCGGCAACCGGCAACACTCACACGGTGCGATCCGGTGAAACCCTGTATCGCATCGGGCAGAAGTACCACGTTGGTGTGGATCAATTGCGGAAGTGGAACAATTTGGACAATAACACGGTTGTGGTCGGGCAGAAGTTGATTGTCAGCCGGCCCTAG
- the pabA gene encoding aminodeoxychorismate/anthranilate synthase component II, with protein MLLMIDNYDSFTYNLVQYFGELGEDVVVYRNDKISIQEIEALKPRRLVISPGPCTPNEAGISVEAIRHFGGKLPLLGVCLGHQSLAVAFGGEVIRAERLMHGKTSMVRHDGRTIFRNLPNPFEATRYHSLIVNRKNLPDCFEISAETAEGEIMGMRHKMLGIEGVQFHPESILTTAGKELLRNFLKL; from the coding sequence ATGTTGTTGATGATCGATAATTACGATTCCTTCACCTACAACCTCGTGCAATATTTCGGCGAGTTGGGGGAAGATGTGGTCGTCTACAGAAACGACAAGATTTCCATCCAGGAGATCGAGGCGTTGAAGCCGCGCCGGCTCGTCATTTCGCCCGGCCCCTGCACGCCGAACGAGGCGGGAATCTCGGTGGAAGCGATTCGGCATTTCGGCGGCAAATTACCGCTGCTGGGCGTCTGTCTCGGTCACCAATCGCTGGCAGTTGCGTTCGGCGGCGAAGTGATCCGCGCCGAGCGTCTCATGCACGGCAAGACGTCCATGGTTCGCCACGACGGTCGCACCATTTTCCGCAATCTGCCGAATCCGTTCGAGGCCACCCGCTATCACTCTCTCATCGTGAATCGCAAGAATCTCCCGGACTGTTTCGAGATCAGCGCCGAGACCGCCGAAGGCGAGATCATGGGGATGCGCCACAAGATGTTGGGCATCGAAGGGGTGCAATTCCATCCGGAGTCGATTCTCACCACCGCCGGCAAGGAGCTGCTCAGGAATTTCTTGAAACTCTAA
- a CDS encoding GAF domain-containing protein produces the protein MAVARRKVSRTNRKTTSKTASVAPRRKATARVPAAMGEERIIRTLQQGLFDTLSGSEGEGRSPISVSAAFVQSFLQLTKVQAIAVYVRDEQTREMTCLAEAGSSDASVAGKWREGLARAEQNAQVSSGDLYGLRLHRIGRMDGVVMFQTGKSQRLPSRKLLTVLTAVEPWLAVLLDHARLTVKYAAKILRIQHMEQVSDLLNSSLAEEEKLRRALDAAVRLVEAEAGALFLSAGDGALTLCTVAGERVTGLSALHSSIATGVHRTGQAVLITRGEQDARLVAGQGWQAALPVASLVSVPVRMGTQAVGVLEVVNRRSGKPFSNWDVLELASLSNQFGLAIDNLRRGTVGEGGPKRVG, from the coding sequence ATGGCCGTAGCTCGTCGTAAGGTCAGCCGAACCAACCGCAAGACGACATCGAAAACCGCATCGGTCGCTCCACGCCGCAAAGCTACGGCGCGTGTGCCTGCGGCAATGGGTGAAGAGCGCATCATCCGCACCCTGCAACAGGGATTGTTCGATACCCTGTCCGGTTCCGAAGGGGAGGGCCGTTCACCCATCAGCGTCTCGGCGGCATTTGTCCAATCGTTCCTGCAGCTGACGAAGGTTCAGGCGATCGCCGTGTACGTGCGTGATGAGCAGACCCGCGAGATGACCTGTCTGGCGGAGGCCGGGAGCAGCGATGCCTCTGTGGCCGGGAAATGGCGGGAGGGCCTGGCCAGGGCGGAACAGAATGCACAGGTGAGCAGCGGCGACTTGTATGGTTTACGATTGCACCGGATCGGCCGGATGGACGGCGTCGTGATGTTTCAGACCGGGAAGTCCCAGCGGTTGCCCTCGCGGAAGTTGCTGACTGTGTTGACGGCAGTCGAGCCCTGGCTGGCGGTCCTGCTGGACCATGCGCGACTGACCGTCAAGTACGCGGCGAAGATTCTTCGGATTCAGCATATGGAGCAGGTGAGCGATCTTTTGAATTCGTCGCTGGCCGAAGAGGAGAAGTTACGCCGGGCGTTGGATGCCGCGGTTCGCTTGGTGGAAGCGGAGGCCGGGGCGTTGTTCCTCAGTGCCGGTGATGGAGCATTGACACTCTGCACGGTCGCCGGCGAGCGCGTAACGGGTCTCTCGGCCCTTCACTCGTCCATCGCGACTGGCGTGCATCGCACAGGTCAGGCGGTATTGATCACGCGAGGAGAGCAGGATGCCCGATTGGTTGCCGGTCAGGGATGGCAAGCCGCCTTGCCGGTGGCGTCCCTCGTCTCTGTGCCTGTCCGCATGGGAACGCAGGCCGTGGGTGTGTTGGAGGTGGTGAATAGACGAAGCGGCAAGCCGTTCAGCAACTGGGATGTGCTGGAACTGGCGAGTCTCTCGAATCAGTTCGGATTGGCGATCGACAATTTGCGCAGAGGAACCGTCGGGGAGGGCGGGCCGAAACGGGTCGGCTAA